In Balearica regulorum gibbericeps isolate bBalReg1 chromosome 2, bBalReg1.pri, whole genome shotgun sequence, one DNA window encodes the following:
- the LOC142600759 gene encoding uncharacterized protein LOC142600759 gives MAETVGVIPRDEEDIQNNSDDEDPFLTCDAVTISPGCSSSRPLASLNEDKGSSTVPERLSVLSSKAVAQAKALTGPEMVSGGQAQRTASGLAEHHPTTVNASLGGSWYPMVVDNLQPVGIASLCSKSPCCDGNPSLEAPQVPRVPGGASESPQAVAALPASDPGGCHMPQAGSSTKGDTAPCSLGQAIWTKSTKVMESLESKKKEEKEKYRLQLAMYRRLLLLRSIRSLHKQLEQQQARLQQCYGMVINTKKEVLKHIRSTSPSPSP, from the coding sequence ATGGCTGAGACAGTAGGTGTAATACCAAGAGATGAAGAGGACATCCAAAATAACAGTGATGATGAAGACCCGTTTCTGACTTGTGATGCTGTAACAATATCCCCCGGTTGCTCTTCCAGCCGTCCATTAGCCAGCCTTAATGAAGACAAGGGAAGCTCAACAGTGCCAGAAAGACTGTCTGTCCTCTCCAGCAAGGCCGTGGCCCAGGCAAAAGCCCTGACTGGCCCAGAGATGGTTAGTGGTGGCCAGGCACAGAGGACAGCCTCTGGGTTGGCTGAGCATCATCCGACAACCGTAAATGCATCGTTAGGCGGCTCATGGTACCCCATGGTGGTCGAtaacctgcagcctgtgggcaTTGCCTCCCTGTGCTCCAAAAGCCCCTGCTGTGACGGTAACCCAAGTTTGGAAGCACCACAGGTCCCAAGGGTGCCCGGTGGGGCCAGCGAGTCCCCTCAGGCTGTCGCTGCCCTGCCCGCGAGCGACCCCGGGGGCTGCCACATGCCGCAGGCGGGGAGCAGCACGAAGGGTGATACAGCCCCTTGTAGCCTGGGCCAGGCAATTTGGACGAAGTCCACAAAAGTAATGGAGTCCttagaaagtaagaaaaaagaggaaaaggagaagtaCCGGCTCCAGCTAGCTATGTACCGACGGCTTCTGCTGTTGCGTTCAATCAGGAGCTTGCAcaagcagctggagcagcagcaggccaGATTGCAGCAATGCTACGGCATGGTAATAAATACCAAGAAAGAAGTGTTGAAACACATTCGCTCCACCTCGCCCTCACCTTCGCCGTGA